In Fusarium oxysporum f. sp. lycopersici 4287 chromosome 4, whole genome shotgun sequence, a genomic segment contains:
- a CDS encoding endo-1,3(4)-beta-glucanase, translating into MFFKQPFTVLLSLSATALAWDAPGYSGFTRVWQDPFSGAAGTLPDTSRWNIIQGYLNVNAELEVYTSSSRNVQRSGGDTLQLVPWRDASALKGWTSGRVESKYVFTPQPGKVTRAEANLRFGSCSINNKQGIWPAFWMLGNILRNGGSWPSCGELDVMETVNGQLTGYGTAHCDVYPGGICNEGTGIGGTVGLPNQDWHTWRIEFNRAKSSWRDETITWFLDGQQFHQISGARINNEGVWNTLCHSPMYFILNVAVGGTWPGYPNGNTCDGYGSMMEVGYVAHYSN; encoded by the exons ATGTTTTTCAAGCAACCTTTTACAGTACTCTTGTCCCTTTCCGCCACGGCTCTGGCTTGGGATGCCCCAGGCTACAGTGGTTTTACACGTGTCTGGCAGGATCCCTTTTCTGGCGCAGCCGGCACTCTACCTGACACTAGCCGATGGAACATTATACAGGGATACCTCAACGTCAACGCGGAACTTGAGGTCTATACGTCATCTAGTCGTAACGTCCAACGAAGTGGTGGCGACACCCTCCAGCTAGTCCCATGGCGAGACGCTTCAGCCCTCAAGGGCTGGACTTCTGGCCGTGTCGAGAGCAAATATGTCTTCACACCTCAGCCAGGCAAAGTCACACGGGCCGAGGCCAACTTGCGCTTTGGCTCTTGTTcgatcaacaacaagcaagGAATCTGGCCTGCTTTCTGGATGCTCGGAAATATTCTCCGTAACGGCGGTAGCTGGCCATCTTGTGGCGAGCTTGATGTCATGGAGACAGTTAACGGCCAGTTGACCGGATACGGAACTGCGCACTGTGATGTTTACCCCGGTGGCATTTGCAACGAAGGTACCGGAATCGGTGGAACGGTTGGGCTGCCAAATCAAGATTGGCATACCTGGAGGATCGAGTTTAACCGCGCCAAGAGCAGCTGGCGAGATGAGACTATTACCTGGTTCCTGGACGGACAGCAGTTCCATCAGATCTCGGGTGCGAGGATCAACAACGAAGGAGTCTGGAATACGTTGTGCCATAGCCCCATGTATTTCATCCTCAACGTCGCTGTTGGCGGTACTTGG CCTGGATATCCCAACGGCAACACCTGCGACGGCTATGGTAGCATGATGGAAGTCGGCTATGTCGCCCATTACTCTAACTAA